Proteins encoded within one genomic window of Lagenorhynchus albirostris chromosome 9, mLagAlb1.1, whole genome shotgun sequence:
- the DCPS gene encoding m7GpppX diphosphatase, which produces MADTAPQPNKRKREVDAEEAEALSTEGKEAGVGNGTSAPVRLPFSGFRVKKVLRESARDKIIFLHGKVNEASGDGDGEDAIVILEKTPFQVDHVAQLLKGSPELQLQFSNDIYSTYHLFPPRQLSDVKTTVVYPATEKHLQKYLHRDLRLVRETGDDYKNITLPHLESQSLSIQWVYNILDRKAEADRIVFENPDPSDGFVLIPDLKWNQQQLDDLYLIAICHRRDIRSLRDLTPEHLPLLRNILQEGQEAILQRYQVAGDRLRVYLHYLPSYYHLHVHFTALGFEAPGAGVERAHLLAEVIENLEQDPEHYSRRTLTFALRADDPLLALLQEAQRS; this is translated from the exons ATGGCGGACACAGCGCCGCAGCCCAACAAGAGAAAGCGCGAAGTGGATGCCGAGGAGGCGGAGGCGCTCAGCACAGAGGGGAAAGAAGCGGGCGTTGGGAATGGTACCTCTGCCCCTGTCCGCTTACCTTTCTCCGGCTTTAGAGTGAAAAAAGTGCTGAGGGAGTCTGCGCGGGACAAAATCATTTTCCTACACGGGAAG GTTAATGAGGCTTCTGGGGATGGGGACGGAGAGGATGCCATTGTGATCCTGGAGAAGACACCATTTCAGGTGGACCACGTTGCCCAGCTCCTGAAGGGCAGCCCTGAGCTCCAGCTGCAGTTCTCCAATGATATCTACAGCACCTATCACCTGTTCCCTCCAAGGCAACTGAGTG ACGTGAAGACAACCGTGGTTTACCCTGCCACAGAGAAACACCTGCAAAAGTACCTGCACCGGGACCTCCGCCTGGTCCGGGAGACGGGCGACGATTACAAGAACATCACCTTACCGCACCTGGAGTCCCAGAGCCTCAGCATCCAG tGGGTGTACAATATTCTCGACAGGAAGGCTGAAGCCGACCGGATTGTTTTTGAGAATCCAGACCCCTCTGATGGCTTTGTCCTCATCCCCGACCTCAAGTGGAACCAGCAGCAG CTCGATGACCTGTATCTGATTGCCATCTGCCATCGCCGGGACATCAGGTCGCTTCGGGACCTCACCCCAGAGCACCTGCCGCTGCTCAGGAACATCCTCCAGGAGGGGCAG GAAGCCATCCTGCAGCGCTACCAGGTGGCGGGAGACCGCCTTCGCGTGTACCTGCACTACCTGCCCTCCTACTACCACCTGCACGTGCACTTCACTGCCCTGGGCTTCGAGGCCCCTGGTGCAGGCGTGGAGCGGGCCCACCTGCTGGCCGAGGTGATCGAGAACCTGGAGCAGGACCCCGAGCACTACAGCCGCCGCACCCTCACCTTTGCCCTCAGAGCTGACGACCCCCTCCTCGCGCTCTTgcaggaggcccagagaagctga